One part of the uncultured Celeribacter sp. genome encodes these proteins:
- a CDS encoding DUF2849 domain-containing protein produces MPRPFTPKAVTANALLEGDVIYLSADGRWVRDLHEAEPLTDQNSAEARLALAAQDGMVVGAYLTDIELGDNGPEPTHFREEFRRTGPSNYFHGKQEAREEISNV; encoded by the coding sequence ATGCCACGCCCATTTACGCCCAAAGCCGTGACCGCCAACGCCCTTCTCGAAGGCGACGTGATCTATCTTTCCGCCGATGGGCGTTGGGTGCGCGACCTGCATGAGGCTGAGCCGCTGACCGATCAGAACAGCGCCGAAGCCCGCCTCGCGCTGGCCGCGCAGGACGGAATGGTCGTGGGGGCCTATCTGACCGACATCGAGCTTGGCGACAATGGCCCCGAACCGACGCATTTCCGCGAAGAGTTCCGCCGCACTGGCCCGTCCAACTATTTCCACGGCAAGCAGGAAGCCCGCGAGGAGATCTCCAATGTATAA
- a CDS encoding Lrp/AsnC family transcriptional regulator: protein MPVQLDAMDRKILNELQQDASQSLDEIARKTGSSKTPVWNRIRKMRESGVIGQQTVILDPDSLGLETCFFVLVKTNAHEAGWQEKFLQVLKRRPDVLEAHRLAGEIDYILKVRVHNAKAYDDFYQALIKEVTIYNVTALLSMEQIKSTTELPL from the coding sequence ATGCCAGTCCAACTCGACGCGATGGATCGGAAAATCCTGAACGAACTGCAGCAGGATGCCAGCCAGTCGCTGGATGAAATCGCCCGCAAAACCGGATCTTCCAAGACGCCGGTCTGGAATCGCATTCGCAAGATGCGCGAGTCCGGTGTGATCGGTCAGCAGACGGTGATCCTTGATCCCGACAGCCTGGGGCTGGAGACCTGCTTTTTCGTGCTGGTCAAGACCAACGCCCATGAGGCGGGCTGGCAGGAGAAGTTTCTGCAGGTGCTCAAACGTCGCCCCGATGTGCTGGAAGCGCATCGTCTGGCGGGGGAGATCGACTATATTCTCAAGGTTCGCGTTCACAACGCCAAGGCCTATGACGACTTCTATCAGGCTCTGATCAAAGAGGTGACAATCTACAATGTCACAGCGCTTCTCTCGATGGAGCAGATCAAGTCGACGACGGAATTGCCGTTGTGA
- a CDS encoding ASCH domain-containing protein: MSNDIKSLKQRYPGAETFRFGDSAALCDRLLSLVRSGQKRATCDALHEGANDGSMPEIGRRDIALNWDGTPALVIETVELIRCRFDEVTEAMALAEGEDDSLEDWRTGHRAYFERNGGFSPEMQILWERFRLVEDLG, encoded by the coding sequence ATGTCCAATGATATTAAGTCACTGAAACAGCGTTATCCGGGGGCGGAGACCTTCAGGTTCGGCGATAGCGCTGCTCTGTGCGACCGGCTTCTTTCGCTGGTGCGCAGTGGCCAGAAACGGGCCACTTGCGACGCATTGCACGAGGGGGCGAACGATGGGTCAATGCCGGAAATCGGTCGGCGGGATATTGCCCTCAACTGGGACGGCACCCCGGCTTTAGTGATAGAGACGGTTGAACTGATCCGGTGTCGGTTCGATGAGGTGACCGAAGCCATGGCGCTGGCCGAAGGCGAGGACGACAGCCTGGAGGATTGGCGCACCGGACATCGTGCCTATTTTGAACGCAACGGCGGTTTCTCTCCCGAGATGCAGATCCTCTGGGAGCGATTTCGTCTCGTCGAAGATCTGGGTTGA
- the trpE gene encoding anthranilate synthase component I, with translation MATLIPAFSEFETAYAAGKNQVVYAKVAADLDTPVSIMLKLAGARSDSFILESVTGGEIRGRYSMIGLKPDLIWKCEGTTAAINRNARFDSDSYQSEASEPLTSLRALIAESKIDLPADLPAASAGLFGYLGYDMIRLVEHLPNVNPDPIGLPDAVLMRPSVVAVLDGVKGEVTIVAPAWVASGQSAKAAYAQAAERVMDALRDLERAPTASSHDLGESYQAPAPVSNFTHEGYKAAVEKAKDYITAGDIFQVVPAQRWTQDFPLPPFALYRSLRRTNPSPFMFFFNFGGFQIIGASPEILVRVFDNEVTIRPIAGTRKRGATPEEDKALEADLLSDEKELAEHLMLLDLGRNDTGKVSKIGTVHPTEEFIIERYSHVMHIVSNVVGELREDQDALSALLAGLPAGTVSGAPKVRAMEIIDELEPEKRGVYGGGVGYFSAGGDMDMCIALRTAVLKEEKLYIQAGGGVVYDSDPEGEYQETVNKSNALRKAAEDAGLFTRSGNH, from the coding sequence ATGGCGACGCTCATTCCCGCGTTTTCAGAGTTTGAAACCGCTTACGCAGCGGGCAAAAATCAGGTGGTCTACGCCAAAGTGGCCGCCGATCTCGACACGCCGGTGTCAATCATGCTGAAGCTCGCCGGGGCGCGCAGCGACAGTTTCATCCTTGAATCCGTCACCGGCGGCGAAATCCGCGGGCGCTATTCGATGATCGGGCTCAAACCGGATCTGATCTGGAAATGCGAGGGCACGACCGCTGCGATCAACCGCAACGCGCGCTTCGACAGCGACAGCTACCAGAGCGAGGCCAGCGAACCGCTCACCTCTTTGCGCGCGCTGATCGCCGAAAGCAAGATCGACCTGCCAGCCGATTTGCCTGCGGCCTCGGCCGGGCTGTTTGGCTATCTCGGCTATGACATGATCCGTCTGGTCGAACATCTGCCGAATGTGAACCCTGACCCCATCGGGTTGCCCGATGCCGTGCTGATGCGCCCCTCTGTGGTGGCCGTGCTGGATGGTGTCAAAGGCGAAGTCACCATTGTGGCCCCCGCCTGGGTCGCCAGCGGCCAGTCCGCAAAGGCTGCCTATGCGCAGGCCGCCGAACGGGTAATGGACGCGCTGCGCGATCTGGAACGCGCGCCGACGGCCAGTTCGCATGATCTGGGCGAGAGCTACCAAGCGCCCGCCCCCGTGTCGAATTTCACCCATGAAGGCTATAAGGCCGCCGTCGAAAAGGCCAAGGACTATATCACCGCAGGTGACATCTTTCAGGTCGTGCCCGCGCAGCGCTGGACGCAGGACTTCCCGCTCCCGCCCTTTGCGCTTTATCGCAGCCTGCGCCGCACCAACCCGTCGCCCTTCATGTTCTTCTTCAACTTCGGCGGTTTTCAGATCATCGGGGCGAGCCCCGAAATCCTCGTGCGCGTGTTTGACAACGAAGTGACAATCCGCCCCATCGCAGGCACCCGCAAACGCGGCGCCACACCGGAAGAGGACAAGGCGCTGGAAGCCGATCTTTTGTCCGATGAAAAGGAACTGGCCGAGCACCTGATGCTCCTGGATCTGGGGCGCAACGACACCGGCAAAGTCTCAAAGATCGGCACGGTCCACCCGACCGAAGAATTCATCATCGAACGCTATTCCCACGTCATGCACATCGTCTCGAACGTGGTGGGCGAACTGCGCGAAGATCAGGACGCTCTCTCCGCGCTTCTGGCAGGCCTGCCTGCGGGCACTGTCTCGGGCGCCCCGAAAGTGCGCGCCATGGAGATCATCGACGAGCTGGAACCCGAAAAGCGCGGCGTCTATGGCGGCGGTGTGGGGTATTTCTCTGCCGGTGGAGATATGGACATGTGCATTGCCCTGCGCACAGCCGTGCTGAAAGAGGAAAAGCTGTATATTCAGGCCGGTGGCGGCGTTGTCTATGACAGCGACCCCGAGGGGGAATATCAGGAAACCGTCAACAAATCCAACGCCCTGCGCAAAGCAGCCGAGGATGCGGGCCTGTTTACGCGATCGGGGAATCATTAA
- a CDS encoding SurA N-terminal domain-containing protein, whose product MASGNGSGKKMVVWGLLGLLIVGLGGFGTANFGSGASNVASVGDEDISINDYATALRTQVRAIENQTGQALALTDALNMGLSQQVLDQLLDQAALDRETARLGLSVGDDAVRRELLSIDAFKGIDGNFDADTYRSILDRNNMNRRDFEEGLRRDAARSLLTGALATGITMPQSYGQVVVDWLGERRSITTATLTAADLETGTPVASDADIQAWYESHPDAYTAPEARKITYAWLTPSMLTDEVNLDEDALRQLYQDNIANYVQPERRLVERLVYGTEAEAQAAADRIAAGETTFADEVATRGLELMDTDLGDVSRDDLAPAAADAIFAHEGTGVVGPVESSLGPALFSINGTLEGSEISFEDARDDLAVEMAADAAARLISDQLETLDDMLASGATLEELADETSMELGTMNWTPDSEGGIAAYSDFQQAVASVQEGDFPEIIELSDGGIFALRLDGIEPAALRPLDDVRDQVAADWEADALTQALTTRAEALETDVAAGRSMDDLGLAVDSFDAITRQDFISTMPEGFIDAVFAPGLAAGGTTLVTGEGRVVIAKIDEIDAPESNDENTAIAEGYITSAAQGAAQDVISAVAQALRAREGVSVNQSALTAVHSQMQ is encoded by the coding sequence ATGGCGAGCGGCAACGGGTCGGGCAAAAAGATGGTGGTTTGGGGGCTTTTGGGCCTTCTGATCGTCGGCCTTGGTGGATTTGGCACAGCGAATTTCGGCAGTGGTGCCTCCAATGTTGCCAGCGTCGGCGATGAAGACATCAGCATCAACGACTATGCCACCGCGCTGCGCACCCAGGTGCGCGCCATCGAGAACCAGACCGGTCAGGCGCTGGCGCTGACCGATGCGCTGAACATGGGGCTGTCACAACAAGTGCTCGACCAACTGCTTGATCAGGCAGCACTGGATAGGGAGACCGCCCGTCTGGGTCTGTCCGTCGGGGATGACGCCGTGCGTCGTGAACTCCTGTCCATTGACGCTTTCAAAGGCATCGACGGCAACTTCGATGCGGACACTTACCGGTCCATTCTGGACCGCAACAACATGAACCGTCGCGACTTTGAGGAAGGGCTGCGCCGCGACGCCGCCCGGTCCCTGCTCACCGGTGCGCTGGCCACCGGGATCACCATGCCGCAGTCCTATGGTCAGGTTGTCGTCGACTGGCTCGGCGAACGTCGCAGCATCACCACCGCCACGCTCACCGCTGCCGATCTGGAAACCGGCACGCCGGTGGCCTCAGACGCCGACATTCAGGCGTGGTACGAGTCCCACCCCGACGCCTATACCGCGCCAGAAGCCCGCAAGATCACCTACGCTTGGCTCACCCCCTCGATGCTGACCGATGAGGTCAATCTCGACGAAGACGCGCTGCGCCAGCTCTATCAGGACAATATTGCCAATTACGTGCAACCGGAACGCCGTCTGGTGGAGCGTCTGGTCTATGGCACTGAAGCAGAGGCACAGGCGGCCGCAGATCGTATTGCCGCGGGCGAGACCACATTTGCCGATGAGGTCGCCACGCGTGGGCTTGAGCTGATGGACACCGACCTGGGAGATGTATCGCGGGACGATCTGGCCCCGGCAGCAGCGGACGCCATCTTTGCGCATGAAGGCACCGGCGTTGTCGGCCCCGTCGAAAGCAGCCTCGGCCCGGCGCTGTTCAGCATCAACGGCACTCTGGAAGGCTCCGAAATTTCTTTTGAAGATGCCCGCGACGATCTGGCTGTCGAAATGGCAGCTGACGCTGCGGCTCGACTGATCTCCGATCAGCTGGAAACGCTCGACGACATGCTCGCCTCTGGTGCTACGCTCGAAGAGCTGGCCGATGAAACCTCGATGGAGCTCGGCACCATGAACTGGACGCCGGACAGCGAGGGCGGGATCGCCGCCTATAGCGATTTCCAACAGGCGGTCGCCAGCGTGCAGGAGGGCGATTTTCCCGAGATCATCGAACTGAGCGATGGCGGCATCTTTGCGCTGCGTCTGGATGGCATTGAACCGGCCGCCCTCCGCCCGCTCGACGATGTCCGCGATCAGGTCGCCGCCGATTGGGAAGCCGATGCGCTGACGCAGGCGCTCACCACCCGAGCTGAAGCGCTGGAAACCGATGTCGCAGCGGGCCGCAGCATGGACGATCTCGGCCTTGCCGTGGACAGCTTTGACGCGATCACCCGCCAAGACTTTATCTCGACCATGCCCGAGGGCTTTATCGATGCGGTCTTTGCCCCGGGTCTGGCCGCAGGCGGCACCACGCTTGTGACCGGCGAAGGCCGGGTCGTGATCGCCAAGATCGATGAAATCGACGCACCGGAAAGCAATGATGAAAACACCGCCATCGCAGAGGGCTATATCACCTCCGCCGCGCAGGGAGCCGCACAGGATGTGATCAGCGCCGTGGCGCAGGCGCTGCGCGCCCGCGAAGGGGTTTCGGTCAACCAGTCCGCGCTCACAGCCGTTCACAGCCAGATGCAATAA
- a CDS encoding aminotransferase: MTLPLSSPMSHTFRSPIVESRSWVEGMEFPAERPLINVSQAAPMLAPPLPLRQEIARMALEDTSAHLYGPVLGLPELREELATRWSAAYHAPISAQQVAITSGCNQAFTAIMSTLAASGDEIILATPWYFNHKMWCDMSGVTAVPLPTGEDLLPDLETAARLITPRTRAIVLITPNNPGGVEYPAELLTKFYALAREHQIALVLDETYRDFDSREGVPHYLFRQPDWQDTLIHLYSFSKAFRLTGHRVGALITGPERLLEVEKYLDTVTICPNQIGQRAALWGLQNLEDWVASEREEILDRRAAIFEGFPALAAKGWRLLGCGGFFAYVEHPFDMPSSQLAPWLVKEAGVLLLPGTYFMPKGNMQGERQLRIAFANVDRAGITELFTRLEAIAP, from the coding sequence ATGACGCTGCCGCTTTCCTCTCCCATGAGCCACACGTTTCGTTCGCCAATCGTTGAGTCTCGCAGTTGGGTTGAAGGCATGGAGTTTCCGGCAGAGCGCCCGCTGATCAACGTGTCCCAAGCCGCCCCGATGCTGGCCCCGCCCCTACCCCTGCGCCAAGAGATCGCCCGCATGGCGCTCGAAGACACCTCCGCCCATCTTTATGGCCCCGTGCTGGGCCTGCCGGAGTTGCGCGAAGAACTGGCAACGCGCTGGAGTGCGGCCTATCATGCCCCGATTTCGGCACAGCAGGTCGCGATCACCTCGGGCTGCAATCAGGCTTTCACCGCAATCATGTCCACCCTCGCCGCCAGCGGGGATGAAATCATTCTGGCGACACCTTGGTATTTCAACCACAAAATGTGGTGCGACATGTCCGGTGTCACCGCCGTGCCGCTGCCCACCGGCGAAGACCTGTTGCCGGATCTGGAAACCGCCGCCCGGCTGATCACCCCGCGCACCCGCGCCATTGTTCTGATCACCCCCAACAACCCCGGCGGGGTCGAATACCCGGCTGAATTGCTGACAAAGTTCTATGCGCTGGCCCGCGAACATCAGATCGCGCTGGTGCTGGATGAAACCTACCGAGATTTCGACAGCCGCGAAGGTGTGCCCCACTATCTGTTCCGCCAGCCGGACTGGCAGGATACACTGATCCACCTTTATTCCTTCTCCAAGGCGTTCCGCTTGACGGGGCATCGTGTTGGCGCGCTCATCACCGGCCCGGAGCGTTTGCTCGAAGTCGAAAAATATCTCGACACCGTTACCATCTGCCCCAACCAGATCGGGCAGCGCGCTGCCCTTTGGGGATTGCAGAACCTCGAAGACTGGGTCGCAAGTGAACGCGAGGAGATCCTCGATCGCCGCGCTGCCATTTTCGAAGGGTTCCCGGCACTGGCGGCCAAGGGGTGGCGTCTTTTGGGCTGTGGCGGCTTCTTTGCCTATGTCGAACACCCGTTTGACATGCCCTCATCGCAACTCGCGCCATGGCTGGTGAAAGAGGCTGGCGTGCTGCTGCTGCCCGGCACCTACTTCATGCCCAAGGGCAACATGCAGGGCGAACGCCAGCTGCGGATTGCCTTTGCCAATGTGGATCGCGCCGGGATCACGGAGCTTTTCACCCGACTGGAGGCGATTGCACCCTGA
- the gpt gene encoding xanthine phosphoribosyltransferase codes for MSDRLPHEKGFHISWDQIHRDSRALAWRLDGKGPDDGGWRAIVAITRGGMAPAMIIARELDIRTVDTISVKSYDYQKQMDAEILKAPDADMMGDGTGILIIDDLVDSGKTLELVRSMYPQAHFATVYAKPKGRPQVDSYITEVSQDTWIFFPWDMAMQYVKPYRGRD; via the coding sequence ATGTCCGACCGCCTTCCCCATGAAAAAGGCTTCCATATCAGCTGGGATCAGATCCATCGCGACAGCCGTGCATTGGCGTGGCGCCTGGACGGCAAGGGACCGGACGATGGCGGATGGCGCGCGATCGTTGCGATCACCCGTGGCGGCATGGCACCGGCAATGATCATCGCCCGTGAACTGGACATTCGCACCGTCGACACGATTTCGGTCAAATCCTACGATTACCAGAAACAGATGGACGCCGAAATTCTGAAGGCCCCCGATGCCGATATGATGGGCGACGGCACTGGCATTCTGATCATCGACGATCTGGTCGACAGCGGCAAAACTTTGGAACTGGTGCGCTCCATGTACCCGCAGGCCCATTTCGCAACGGTTTACGCCAAACCCAAAGGGCGTCCGCAGGTGGACAGCTACATCACCGAAGTGTCCCAGGACACCTGGATCTTTTTCCCATGGGACATGGCCATGCAATACGTCAAACCCTATCGCGGTCGCGACTGA
- the fabI gene encoding enoyl-ACP reductase FabI, translated as MTKLMDGKRGLIMGLANDKSIAWGIAKALSEHGAELCFSYQGEQLKKRVDPLAERLGSDFVVECDVADEASIDALFAAIEEKWGKIDFIVHAIGFSDKGELRGRYVDTTRANFNLTMDISVFSFTAVAQRAAKLMTEGGSMLTMTYYGAERVMPHYNVMGVAKAALEASVRYLAEDLGKDGIRVNSISAGPIKTLAASGIGDFRYIMKWNEYNSPLRRNVTIDDVGNSALYLLSDLGAGVTGETHHVDAGYHVVGMKAVDAPDISKG; from the coding sequence ATGACCAAATTGATGGACGGCAAGCGCGGGCTGATTATGGGCCTTGCGAATGACAAATCGATTGCCTGGGGCATCGCCAAAGCCTTGTCGGAACATGGGGCCGAGCTGTGCTTTTCCTATCAGGGCGAACAGCTTAAAAAGCGGGTCGACCCGCTGGCCGAACGTTTGGGATCGGATTTCGTTGTCGAATGCGACGTCGCCGACGAGGCTTCGATCGATGCACTTTTTGCTGCAATCGAAGAGAAATGGGGCAAGATCGACTTTATCGTCCATGCCATTGGCTTCTCGGACAAAGGCGAGTTGCGCGGCCGCTACGTCGACACCACACGCGCCAACTTCAACCTGACCATGGACATCTCCGTCTTCTCGTTCACCGCGGTGGCGCAACGGGCGGCGAAGCTGATGACAGAAGGCGGCTCCATGCTGACCATGACCTACTACGGTGCCGAACGTGTCATGCCGCATTACAACGTGATGGGCGTTGCCAAGGCCGCACTGGAAGCCTCTGTGCGCTATCTGGCGGAAGATCTCGGCAAGGACGGCATTCGCGTCAATTCGATCTCTGCCGGCCCGATCAAGACACTGGCCGCCTCGGGCATCGGCGATTTCCGCTACATCATGAAGTGGAACGAATACAACTCGCCGCTGCGCCGCAATGTGACCATTGACGATGTCGGCAACTCGGCCCTCTACCTGCTGTCCGATCTCGGCGCGGGCGTCACCGGCGAAACCCACCATGTGGACGCGGGCTATCACGTCGTCGGCATGAAGGCCGTAGACGCCCCGGATATTTCCAAAGGCTGA
- the pdxH gene encoding pyridoxamine 5'-phosphate oxidase — protein MVPRRGIFAGDNPFELTRRWLAEAEVKEVNDPNAIAIATVDPQGLPNVRMVLLKEIADDAFVFFTNYESAKGQEIESAGKAAFVMHWKSLRRQVRVRGLIARESEEASDAYYRSRALGSRIGAWASQQSRPLSSKKTLMEAVAKEGLKQGPNPKRPPFWGGYRLTPLEIEFWADGEFRLHDRFRWTRAQVEDPWDIQRLNP, from the coding sequence ATGGTACCGCGCAGAGGCATTTTTGCTGGTGACAACCCTTTCGAACTGACGCGCCGCTGGTTGGCGGAGGCCGAAGTCAAGGAGGTGAACGATCCCAATGCGATCGCCATCGCGACGGTGGATCCGCAGGGGTTGCCCAATGTGCGCATGGTTCTGCTAAAGGAAATCGCAGACGATGCTTTTGTGTTCTTCACCAACTATGAATCTGCCAAAGGGCAGGAAATCGAAAGCGCCGGAAAGGCCGCTTTTGTTATGCATTGGAAGAGTTTACGCCGTCAGGTCAGGGTGCGGGGGCTGATCGCGCGCGAAAGCGAGGAAGCCTCTGATGCCTATTACCGTTCCCGTGCTCTGGGCAGCCGGATCGGGGCCTGGGCGTCGCAGCAATCGCGCCCGTTGTCATCTAAGAAAACGCTGATGGAAGCGGTGGCAAAAGAGGGTCTGAAGCAAGGGCCCAATCCGAAGCGTCCGCCATTTTGGGGAGGCTATCGTTTGACACCTCTGGAAATCGAGTTCTGGGCCGATGGGGAATTCCGTCTTCATGACCGGTTCCGCTGGACCCGCGCACAGGTAGAAGATCCATGGGACATCCAGCGTCTTAACCCGTGA
- a CDS encoding cold shock domain-containing protein, producing the protein MNDTDLGNIVSGHVKWFDPTRGFGFVVADNGGPDILLHANVLRNFGQSSVADAAAIKLSVQKTDRGVQAVEVLEIAPPETSDGLALEDLDHIGEEELSLPLEPARVKWFDKGKGFGFANIFGRSEDIFIHVEVLRRSGLADLQPGEAVGLRVIEGRRGAMAAHVTAWDAALRETGDDA; encoded by the coding sequence ATGAACGATACGGATTTGGGGAATATTGTGTCAGGCCATGTAAAATGGTTTGACCCGACGCGTGGATTTGGATTTGTCGTTGCAGACAACGGTGGCCCCGATATTTTATTGCATGCCAATGTGTTGCGCAACTTTGGGCAGAGCTCTGTGGCCGATGCCGCCGCGATCAAATTGTCGGTGCAGAAAACCGACCGCGGGGTGCAGGCTGTGGAGGTGCTCGAGATCGCTCCGCCGGAGACCTCGGATGGTCTGGCGCTCGAAGATCTGGATCATATCGGTGAAGAGGAACTGAGCCTGCCGCTGGAACCGGCGCGGGTGAAATGGTTCGACAAGGGCAAAGGTTTCGGGTTTGCCAATATTTTTGGTCGTTCCGAAGATATTTTCATTCATGTCGAAGTGCTGCGCCGTTCTGGGCTGGCCGATCTGCAACCCGGAGAGGCCGTGGGCCTGCGCGTGATCGAAGGACGCCGCGGGGCGATGGCAGCACATGTCACCGCATGGGATGCGGCGCTGCGGGAAACGGGCGACGATGCATAA
- a CDS encoding DUF192 domain-containing protein: MHKRFRRSALCLVAAVCAATGAGAQTATEPAAICRPDEVLIFDGASDEGAGHAPQSRFSVELADDPGERALGLMNRPQMAKSHGMLFVYEAPQPVAFWMANTLIPLDMIFTDRRGVVTRVHDNAVPLDRTPIMGGDAVFAVLEINGGLAKALGIAPGDVIRHPAFGPDAAAPCLTDELAD, encoded by the coding sequence ATGCATAAACGGTTCCGGCGCTCTGCACTCTGTCTGGTTGCTGCGGTTTGCGCCGCAACCGGGGCGGGGGCGCAGACGGCGACGGAGCCTGCCGCGATCTGCCGTCCGGATGAGGTGCTGATCTTCGATGGGGCTTCTGACGAAGGTGCGGGACATGCCCCGCAAAGCCGCTTCTCTGTAGAGTTGGCCGATGATCCGGGGGAACGTGCGCTGGGCTTGATGAACCGGCCTCAGATGGCGAAATCCCATGGCATGCTGTTTGTCTATGAGGCGCCGCAGCCTGTGGCTTTCTGGATGGCCAACACATTGATTCCGCTCGATATGATTTTTACCGACCGGCGCGGCGTTGTAACGCGTGTGCATGACAATGCGGTGCCTTTGGACCGGACCCCGATCATGGGCGGCGATGCGGTATTTGCCGTGCTCGAAATCAATGGCGGGCTGGCCAAGGCGCTGGGGATTGCGCCGGGCGATGTGATCCGTCATCCCGCCTTCGGTCCGGATGCAGCGGCACCCTGCCTGACGGATGAACTGGCGGATTAA
- the thiC gene encoding phosphomethylpyrimidine synthase ThiC: MKDFTPNVTTGPLPGSRRVWHAGDLFPDIRVPMREIDLHPTAGELPVTVYDSSGPYTDPEARIAIESGLPRLREGWIAARGDTERYDGRHVRPEDNGFAEGARLVPEFSVRHMPRCATQGRAVTQMAYARAGIVTPEMEFVAIRENLGRKAQAEKLARGGESFGAAIPDVITPEFVRDEIAMGRAIIPSNINHPEAEPMAIGRNFLVKINANIGNSAVTSSMAEEVEKMVWATRWGADTVMDLSTGRNIHNIRDWIIRNSPVPIGTVPLYQALEKVGGIAEDLTWEVFRDTLVEQAEQGVDYFTIHAGVRLHMIPMTVDRVTGIVSRGGSIMAKWCLHHHRESFLYEHFDEICDIARAYDVSFSLGDGLRPGSIADANDEAQFAELETLGELTQIAWAKDCQVMIEGPGHVPMHKIKANMDKQLATCGEAPFYTLGPLTTDIAPGYDHITSGIGAAMIGWFGTAMLCYVTPKEHLGLPDRDDVKVGVITYKIAAHAADLAKGHPAAQIRDDALSRARFEFRWEDQFNLSLDPETARSMHDETLPKEAHKVAHFCSMCGPKFCSMRISHDIRAEAQKEGMERMAEKFREGGDLYMPLEDVK; encoded by the coding sequence ATGAAAGATTTTACTCCAAATGTCACCACGGGTCCGTTGCCCGGATCGCGCCGCGTCTGGCACGCGGGCGACCTGTTCCCCGACATTCGCGTGCCCATGCGCGAAATTGACCTGCATCCCACGGCTGGCGAATTGCCCGTCACCGTCTATGACAGTTCCGGCCCCTATACCGATCCGGAGGCCCGCATCGCGATCGAGAGCGGCCTGCCGCGTCTGCGCGAGGGCTGGATCGCGGCACGGGGGGACACTGAGCGCTATGACGGGCGTCATGTCCGCCCAGAAGACAACGGCTTTGCCGAAGGCGCGCGTCTGGTGCCGGAATTCTCGGTCCGACATATGCCGCGCTGCGCTACCCAAGGGCGGGCGGTCACGCAGATGGCCTATGCCCGCGCCGGGATCGTGACGCCGGAAATGGAATTTGTGGCGATCCGCGAAAACCTCGGCCGCAAGGCGCAGGCCGAAAAGCTGGCACGCGGTGGAGAAAGCTTTGGGGCTGCGATCCCGGACGTCATCACGCCGGAGTTCGTGCGCGACGAGATCGCCATGGGCCGCGCGATCATCCCGTCGAACATCAACCATCCGGAGGCCGAGCCGATGGCCATCGGGCGCAATTTTCTGGTGAAGATCAACGCCAATATCGGCAACTCTGCCGTGACCTCCTCGATGGCGGAGGAAGTCGAAAAGATGGTCTGGGCCACGCGGTGGGGGGCAGACACGGTGATGGATCTGTCGACGGGGCGCAATATTCACAACATTCGGGACTGGATCATTCGCAATAGCCCTGTGCCGATTGGCACGGTGCCGCTCTATCAGGCGCTGGAGAAGGTCGGGGGCATTGCCGAGGATCTGACATGGGAGGTCTTCCGCGACACGCTGGTCGAACAGGCAGAGCAGGGGGTGGACTATTTCACCATCCACGCGGGCGTGCGGCTGCACATGATCCCGATGACGGTGGATCGGGTCACGGGCATTGTGTCACGCGGCGGCTCGATCATGGCGAAATGGTGCCTGCATCATCACCGCGAAAGCTTTCTCTATGAACATTTCGATGAAATCTGCGACATTGCGCGCGCCTATGACGTGTCCTTTAGCCTCGGTGACGGGCTGCGCCCGGGGTCTATCGCGGACGCCAATGACGAGGCGCAGTTCGCCGAGCTTGAGACGCTGGGCGAGCTGACGCAGATCGCCTGGGCCAAGGATTGCCAGGTGATGATCGAGGGGCCGGGCCATGTGCCCATGCATAAGATCAAGGCCAATATGGACAAGCAGCTGGCCACCTGTGGCGAGGCGCCGTTCTATACGCTCGGACCGCTCACGACCGATATCGCGCCGGGCTATGATCACATCACGAGCGGGATCGGCGCGGCGATGATCGGTTGGTTCGGCACGGCGATGCTCTGTTACGTCACGCCCAAGGAACACCTCGGACTGCCCGATCGCGACGATGTGAAGGTTGGGGTGATCACCTACAAGATCGCCGCCCATGCTGCCGATCTGGCCAAGGGTCATCCAGCGGCGCAGATCCGCGACGATGCGCTGTCACGTGCGCGGTTCGAATTCCGGTGGGAGGACCAGTTCAATCTGTCGCTTGATCCCGAAACTGCGCGGTCCATGCATGATGAGACCCTGCCGAAAGAGGCGCATAAGGTGGCGCATTTCTGTTCCATGTGTGGGCCGAAGTTCTGCTCGATGCGGATTTCTCATGACATTCGTGCCGAAGCGCAGAAAGAGGGCATGGAACGCATGGCCGAGAAGTTCCGTGAAGGCGGAGATCTCTATATGCCGCTGGAGGATGTGAAATGA